One stretch of Actinacidiphila sp. DG2A-62 DNA includes these proteins:
- a CDS encoding DUF2752 domain-containing protein — MAPAASVAPAAPAAPVAPAASAAPADPASALAPAPAAGLRGAAVPLGVLGGVVAAFCFVGAVDPNTPGHYPVCPLLHYTGLYCPGCGGLRSAYAVAHGRFGTALGCNALAVAGYALFAVVWAVWCWRSVRGLPFRPALGRGHRWAIWGLLIGFGVVRNLPFGSVLAP; from the coding sequence ATGGCGCCCGCGGCCTCCGTAGCCCCCGCGGCACCCGCAGCTCCTGTGGCACCCGCAGCTTCTGCGGCCCCCGCGGACCCCGCGTCCGCACTCGCACCCGCACCCGCCGCCGGGCTGCGCGGGGCCGCCGTGCCGCTGGGCGTGCTCGGCGGCGTCGTGGCGGCCTTCTGTTTCGTGGGCGCGGTCGACCCCAACACCCCCGGGCACTATCCGGTCTGCCCGCTGCTGCACTACACGGGCCTGTACTGCCCCGGCTGCGGCGGGCTGCGCAGCGCCTACGCGGTCGCGCACGGGCGGTTCGGCACGGCACTGGGCTGCAACGCGCTGGCCGTGGCCGGATACGCGCTGTTCGCCGTGGTCTGGGCGGTGTGGTGCTGGCGGTCGGTGCGCGGCCTGCCCTTCCGCCCGGCCCTCGGCCGCGGCCACCGCTGGGCGATCTGGGGGCTGCTGATCGGCTTCGGCGTTGTCCGGAACCTGCCCTTCGGATCGGTGCTCGCACCGTGA
- a CDS encoding HGxxPAAW family protein, with protein sequence MAAQHDHGHTPAAWTGVIIAFVGFCVGGVFIVAAKPVGFWAGMALVLLGAIVGGAMSALGLGKKEEPLVRTSDLESEQTEGEPRAHANA encoded by the coding sequence ATGGCGGCCCAGCACGACCACGGACACACGCCCGCCGCCTGGACCGGCGTGATCATCGCCTTCGTCGGCTTCTGCGTCGGCGGCGTCTTCATCGTCGCCGCGAAGCCGGTCGGCTTCTGGGCGGGCATGGCCCTCGTGCTGCTCGGCGCGATCGTGGGCGGTGCGATGAGCGCGCTCGGCCTGGGCAAGAAGGAGGAGCCGCTGGTGCGGACCTCCGACCTGGAGTCCGAGCAGACCGAGGGCGAGCCGCGGGCGCACGCGAACGCGTGA
- a CDS encoding TIGR02234 family membrane protein produces the protein MVARGSGRPRSATRALAAALALGVIGASLVLLAAGKTWSHGTASFGGAALPVHAGGSQTTALPGALALVGLASLVAVFAVRRAARTVVSALLALSGLGTVATALARRDDRHALDEAAARATGLSRAAAEHVTVTAWPLVAAAGGVLLLAAGLLALGFGRHWPAMSGTGRYERGGRPAPAVRRAAPPVDPDRPEDLWKALDRGEDPTG, from the coding sequence GTGGTGGCGCGGGGGAGCGGGCGGCCGCGGAGCGCGACGCGGGCGCTCGCCGCGGCGCTGGCGCTCGGCGTGATCGGCGCGAGCCTGGTGCTGCTGGCCGCGGGCAAGACGTGGAGCCACGGCACCGCGAGCTTCGGCGGGGCCGCGCTGCCCGTGCACGCCGGCGGCAGCCAGACCACCGCGCTGCCCGGCGCGCTCGCCCTGGTCGGCCTGGCCTCGCTGGTCGCCGTCTTCGCCGTCCGCCGCGCCGCGCGGACCGTCGTCTCCGCGCTGCTCGCGCTCAGCGGCCTGGGCACCGTGGCCACCGCGCTGGCCCGGCGGGACGACCGGCACGCCCTCGACGAAGCCGCCGCGCGCGCCACCGGCCTCAGCCGGGCCGCCGCCGAGCACGTGACCGTCACCGCGTGGCCGCTGGTCGCCGCGGCCGGCGGTGTGCTGCTGCTCGCCGCCGGCCTGCTCGCGCTGGGCTTCGGCCGGCACTGGCCGGCCATGTCGGGCACCGGACGCTACGAACGCGGCGGCCGTCCCGCGCCCGCCGTCCGCCGCGCCGCGCCGCCGGTCGACCCGGACCGCCCCGAGGACCTGTGGAAGGCGCTCGACCGCGGCGAGGACCCGACCGGCTGA
- a CDS encoding S53 family peptidase, translating to MPLPHTWRHQLAIDPHSARHTPRRTRPHGSGGGGRGRVRPLPAAGAAPTAPSTGSSTGSSTGSSTGSSASSAQAAASSAHGLTTERSCAVATAPGQMACKALKVTSGVDSLAVSARSKHPAATPSGYGPSDLRSAYGLPSSGGSGATVAIVDAYDDPNAEQDLATYRSTYGLPECSTADGCFRKVGQSGTSSLPSADAGWAEEISLDLDMVSATCPQCHILLVEADSSSMGDLGESVNTAVSLGAKYVSNSYGGGESSADSSYDSSYFDHPGVAITVSSGDSGYGPEYPAASRYVTAVGGTSLTKDSSSRGWTDAVWSGAGSGCAAYDAKPSWQTDGDCAERTIADVSAVADPATGVAVYDTYGSDSGWEVFGGTSASSPIIASVYALAGTPSAGSYPASFPYAHTGSLNDVTSGSNGSCSGSYLCGGASGYDGPSGLGTPNGTDAFAG from the coding sequence ATGCCCTTACCCCACACATGGAGGCATCAGCTTGCGATCGACCCTCACTCCGCGCGGCATACGCCGCGCCGGACTCGCCCTCACGGCAGCGGCGGCGGTGGCCGCGGCCGGGTTCGCCCTCTCCCCGCCGCGGGCGCGGCTCCCACCGCCCCCTCCACCGGTTCCTCCACCGGTTCCTCCACCGGTTCCTCCACCGGTTCCTCCGCCTCCTCCGCCCAGGCCGCGGCGTCCTCCGCGCACGGCCTGACCACCGAGCGCTCCTGCGCCGTGGCCACCGCGCCCGGCCAGATGGCCTGCAAGGCGCTCAAGGTCACCAGCGGGGTCGACTCGCTGGCCGTGTCGGCGCGCTCCAAGCACCCCGCGGCCACCCCCTCCGGCTACGGGCCCTCGGACCTGCGGAGCGCCTACGGCCTGCCCTCCTCCGGCGGCTCCGGCGCGACCGTGGCGATCGTCGACGCGTACGACGACCCGAACGCCGAGCAGGACCTGGCGACGTACCGCTCCACGTACGGGCTGCCGGAGTGCTCCACGGCCGACGGCTGCTTCCGGAAGGTCGGCCAGAGCGGCACCTCCTCGCTGCCGAGCGCCGACGCCGGCTGGGCCGAGGAGATCTCGCTCGACCTGGACATGGTCAGCGCGACCTGCCCGCAGTGCCACATCCTGCTGGTCGAGGCCGACTCCTCCTCGATGGGCGATCTCGGCGAGTCGGTGAACACCGCCGTCTCGCTCGGCGCGAAGTACGTCTCCAACAGCTACGGCGGCGGCGAGTCCTCCGCGGACTCCTCCTACGACAGCTCGTACTTCGACCACCCGGGCGTGGCCATCACGGTCAGCTCCGGCGACAGCGGCTACGGCCCCGAGTACCCGGCCGCCTCGCGGTACGTCACCGCGGTCGGCGGCACCTCGCTGACCAAGGACTCCTCCAGCCGCGGCTGGACCGACGCGGTGTGGAGCGGCGCCGGCTCCGGCTGCGCGGCGTACGACGCCAAGCCGAGCTGGCAGACCGACGGCGACTGCGCCGAGCGGACCATCGCCGACGTCTCCGCGGTCGCCGACCCGGCGACCGGCGTCGCGGTCTACGACACCTACGGCTCGGACTCCGGCTGGGAGGTCTTCGGCGGCACCAGCGCCTCGTCGCCGATCATCGCCTCGGTCTACGCGCTGGCCGGCACTCCGTCCGCCGGCTCCTACCCGGCGTCGTTCCCGTACGCGCACACCGGGTCGCTCAACGACGTGACCAGCGGCTCGAACGGCTCCTGCTCGGGTTCGTACCTGTGCGGCGGCGCGAGCGGCTACGACGGCCCGAGCGGTCTGGGCACGCCGAACGGCACCGACGCCTTCGCCGGCTGA
- a CDS encoding anthranilate synthase component I — protein MDLDTFRKLAVDRRVIPVSRRLLADGDTPVGLYRKLAAERVGTFLLESAETGKSWSRYSFVGVRSAATLTVRDGQAHWLGTPPVGVPVDGDPLAALRATVEALHTPRDLTAGMPPFTGGMVGYLGYDIVRRLERIEDSTYDSLRLPELTMMLTSDLAVLDHWDGSVLLIANAINHNDRDTGVDEAYADAVARLDAMEADLSRPVPTAPAALPTTVSFGVSASFGGDEYKAAVEDIKERIRAGEAFQVVASQRFEMACEAAALDVYRVLRATNPSPYMYLLRFPGEDGGPEGGFDVVGSSPEALVKVEDGHAMLHPIAGTRPRGATPQADAALAEELLADPKERAEHLMLVDLGRNDLGRVCAPGSVEVVDFMSVERYSHVMHIVSTVTGRVAPGRTAFDVLTACFPAGTLSGAPKPRAMQIIEELEPTKRGLYGGCVGYLDFAGDADTAIAIRTALLRDGTAYVQAGAGVVADSDPEAENTECGNKAAAVLRAVAVAGEMSAAAR, from the coding sequence ATGGACCTCGACACCTTCAGGAAACTCGCGGTCGACCGGCGGGTCATCCCGGTCAGCCGCCGCCTCCTCGCGGACGGCGACACCCCCGTCGGCCTCTACCGCAAGCTCGCGGCCGAGCGCGTCGGCACCTTCCTGCTGGAGTCCGCGGAGACCGGCAAGAGCTGGTCCCGCTACTCCTTCGTCGGGGTCCGCTCCGCCGCCACCCTCACCGTCCGCGACGGGCAGGCGCACTGGCTGGGCACCCCGCCGGTCGGCGTGCCGGTGGACGGCGACCCGCTGGCCGCGCTGCGCGCCACCGTGGAGGCGCTGCACACCCCGCGCGACCTGACCGCCGGCATGCCGCCGTTCACCGGCGGCATGGTCGGCTACCTGGGCTACGACATCGTCCGCCGGCTGGAGCGGATCGAGGACAGCACCTACGACTCGCTGCGGCTGCCCGAGCTGACCATGATGCTCACCTCGGACCTGGCGGTGCTGGACCACTGGGACGGCAGCGTCCTGCTGATCGCCAACGCCATCAACCACAACGACCGGGACACCGGCGTCGACGAGGCGTACGCCGACGCCGTCGCCCGGCTCGACGCGATGGAGGCGGACCTGTCCCGGCCGGTCCCGACCGCGCCCGCCGCGCTGCCGACCACCGTGTCCTTCGGCGTCAGCGCCTCCTTCGGCGGCGACGAGTACAAGGCGGCGGTCGAGGACATCAAGGAGCGGATCAGGGCGGGCGAGGCCTTCCAGGTGGTCGCCTCGCAGCGGTTCGAGATGGCCTGCGAGGCCGCCGCCCTCGACGTCTACCGGGTGCTGCGGGCCACCAACCCCAGCCCGTACATGTACCTGCTGCGCTTCCCCGGCGAGGACGGCGGCCCCGAGGGCGGCTTCGACGTCGTCGGCTCCAGCCCGGAGGCGCTGGTCAAGGTCGAGGACGGGCATGCGATGCTGCACCCCATCGCCGGCACCCGGCCGCGCGGCGCGACCCCGCAGGCCGACGCGGCGCTCGCCGAGGAGCTGCTCGCCGACCCCAAGGAGCGCGCCGAGCACCTGATGCTGGTCGACCTCGGCCGCAACGACCTGGGCCGGGTCTGCGCGCCCGGCAGCGTCGAGGTGGTCGACTTCATGTCGGTCGAGCGGTACTCGCACGTGATGCACATCGTCTCCACGGTCACCGGCCGGGTCGCGCCCGGCCGCACCGCCTTCGACGTGCTCACCGCCTGCTTCCCGGCCGGGACGCTGTCCGGCGCGCCCAAGCCGCGCGCGATGCAGATCATCGAGGAGCTGGAGCCGACCAAGCGCGGCCTGTACGGCGGCTGCGTCGGCTACCTGGACTTCGCCGGCGATGCCGACACCGCGATCGCGATCCGCACCGCGCTGCTGCGCGACGGCACCGCCTATGTCCAGGCGGGCGCGGGCGTGGTCGCCGACTCCGACCCGGAGGCCGAGAACACCGAGTGCGGCAACAAGGCGGCGGCGGTGCTGCGCGCGGTCGCCGTCGCGGGCGAGATGAGCGCGGCGGCCCGCTGA
- the hisI gene encoding phosphoribosyl-AMP cyclohydrolase: protein MSAASLDPAIAARLKRNADGLVPAIAQQYDTGEVLMLGWMDAEALHRTLTTGRCTYWSRSRGEYWVKGDTSGHVQHVKSVALDCDGDTVLVRVDQVGAACHTGDRTCFDADVLLPAPAGGTAGPQRPAAQ, encoded by the coding sequence ATGTCCGCCGCATCGCTCGACCCCGCCATCGCCGCCCGCCTGAAGCGGAACGCCGACGGCCTGGTCCCCGCCATCGCCCAGCAGTACGACACCGGGGAGGTGCTCATGCTCGGCTGGATGGACGCCGAGGCGCTGCACCGCACCCTGACCACCGGCCGCTGCACGTACTGGAGCCGCAGCCGCGGCGAGTACTGGGTCAAGGGCGACACCTCCGGGCACGTCCAGCACGTCAAGTCGGTGGCGCTGGACTGCGACGGCGACACCGTGCTGGTCCGCGTCGACCAGGTCGGCGCGGCCTGCCACACCGGCGACCGCACCTGCTTCGACGCCGACGTGCTGCTGCCCGCGCCGGCCGGTGGGACGGCCGGGCCGCAGCGGCCCGCCGCGCAGTAA
- a CDS encoding TIGR03085 family metal-binding protein, with the protein MSTHALRERLLLADLLEQSGPDAPTLCEGWTTLDLAAHLVVRERRGDAAAGIVIPQLADRLERVRREYAARPYAELVRLFRSGPPRLSPFALKQVDEAANGVEFYVHGEDVRRAAKDWTPRVVDPVFADSIWSRLERTARLLARRSPVGLVLRRPDGQTVVAHKGSPVVTVTGEPAELAMFVSGRQSVARVDLQGEDAAIAKATGARLAL; encoded by the coding sequence ATGTCGACTCATGCGCTGCGTGAACGCCTGCTGCTCGCCGACCTGCTGGAGCAGTCGGGGCCCGACGCGCCGACGTTGTGCGAGGGGTGGACGACGCTGGACCTGGCCGCGCACCTGGTGGTGCGCGAGCGCCGCGGCGACGCGGCGGCCGGCATCGTCATCCCGCAACTGGCCGACCGGCTGGAGCGGGTGCGCCGGGAGTACGCCGCCCGGCCGTACGCGGAGCTGGTCCGGCTGTTCCGGTCCGGGCCGCCGCGGCTGTCGCCGTTCGCCCTCAAACAGGTCGACGAGGCGGCCAACGGCGTGGAGTTCTACGTGCACGGCGAGGACGTCCGGCGCGCGGCGAAGGACTGGACCCCGCGGGTCGTGGACCCGGTCTTCGCCGACTCGATCTGGTCCCGCCTGGAGCGCACGGCCCGGCTGCTGGCCCGCCGCTCCCCGGTGGGCCTGGTGCTGCGCCGCCCCGACGGCCAGACCGTGGTCGCCCACAAGGGCTCGCCGGTGGTGACGGTCACCGGCGAGCCCGCGGAGCTGGCGATGTTCGTCTCCGGCCGCCAGTCGGTGGCCCGGGTCGACCTCCAGGGCGAGGACGCGGCGATCGCCAAGGCGACCGGCGCGCGGCTGGCGCTCTAG
- a CDS encoding O-methyltransferase: protein MSYDGTRAHLTGPGDLPPLVERAARTARHLGFPYSCRPEQGRLLRALAAGARRIGETGTGCGVGLAWLVSGMPRGATAVSVERDETRAATAAALFAELAPAVAVECADWTAIAAHGPFDLLVLDGGGRHKTAAEAGAGPDPADLLRPGGVLVIDDFTPSPAWPPRYDGGPDQARMHWLGHPALRTVELPLAPDLAVLVATRRLEGDAP from the coding sequence ATGTCCTACGACGGCACCCGCGCGCATCTGACCGGGCCAGGGGATCTGCCGCCCCTGGTGGAGCGCGCCGCGCGGACCGCGCGGCATCTCGGCTTCCCGTATTCGTGCCGGCCGGAGCAGGGGCGACTGCTGCGGGCGCTGGCGGCCGGGGCGCGGCGGATCGGCGAGACCGGTACCGGGTGCGGCGTGGGGCTGGCCTGGCTGGTCTCGGGGATGCCGCGGGGCGCGACCGCGGTGAGCGTCGAGCGCGACGAGACGCGGGCCGCGACCGCCGCGGCGCTCTTCGCCGAGCTGGCGCCCGCGGTCGCCGTGGAGTGCGCCGACTGGACCGCGATCGCCGCCCACGGCCCCTTCGACCTGCTGGTCCTGGACGGCGGCGGCCGGCACAAGACCGCGGCGGAGGCCGGAGCGGGGCCCGACCCCGCCGACCTGCTGCGGCCGGGCGGCGTGCTGGTGATCGACGACTTCACGCCGTCCCCGGCCTGGCCGCCGCGGTACGACGGCGGGCCCGACCAGGCCCGCATGCACTGGCTGGGCCACCCGGCGCTGCGCACCGTGGAGCTACCGCTCGCGCCGGACCTGGCGGTCCTGGTCGCGACCCGCCGTCTGGAGGGCGACGCACCCTGA
- the hisF gene encoding imidazole glycerol phosphate synthase subunit HisF, whose product MSLAVRVIPCLDVDAGRVVKGVNFQNLRDAGDPVEMAKLYDAEGADELTFLDITASSGDRATTYDVVRRTAEQVFIPLTVGGGVRSADDVDRLLRAGADKVGVNTAAISRPELIREIAERFGSQVLVLSVDARRTPAGGFEVTTHGGRRGTGIDAVEWAHRAAELGAGEILLNSMDADGTKDGYDTEMIAAVREHVGVPVIASGGAGRREDFAPAIAAGADAVLAASVFHFGDLRIAEVKSALREAGHPVR is encoded by the coding sequence ATGAGCCTCGCGGTCCGAGTCATCCCCTGCCTGGACGTGGACGCCGGGCGGGTGGTCAAGGGCGTCAACTTCCAGAACCTGCGGGACGCCGGCGACCCGGTCGAGATGGCCAAGCTGTACGACGCGGAGGGCGCGGACGAGCTGACCTTCCTGGACATCACCGCCTCCTCCGGCGACCGCGCCACCACGTACGACGTGGTGCGGCGCACCGCCGAGCAGGTCTTCATCCCGCTGACCGTGGGTGGCGGGGTGCGCAGCGCGGACGACGTGGACCGGCTGCTGCGGGCCGGGGCGGACAAGGTCGGCGTCAACACCGCGGCGATCTCCCGGCCCGAGCTGATCCGGGAGATCGCCGAGCGGTTCGGCAGCCAGGTGCTGGTCCTCTCGGTGGACGCCCGGCGCACCCCGGCCGGCGGCTTCGAGGTCACCACGCACGGCGGCCGGCGCGGCACCGGCATCGACGCGGTCGAGTGGGCGCACCGGGCCGCGGAGCTGGGCGCCGGCGAGATCCTGCTCAACTCGATGGACGCGGACGGCACCAAGGACGGCTACGACACCGAGATGATCGCGGCGGTCCGCGAGCACGTCGGCGTCCCGGTGATCGCCTCGGGCGGCGCGGGCCGCCGGGAGGACTTCGCCCCGGCCATCGCGGCGGGCGCGGACGCGGTGCTCGCGGCGTCGGTCTTCCACTTCGGCGATCTGCGCATCGCGGAGGTCAAGTCCGCGCTGCGGGAGGCGGGCCACCCGGTCCGCTGA
- a CDS encoding Rid family hydrolase gives MTSSREVRRQRSDSPWEEAIGAARAVAAGDRVIVSGTKPAPGGIGAGEDEPYEQALSAFGAALAALEPFGLGAADVVRTRMYLTHARDADEVGRAHRELFGAAPPAATTVLVAGFVDSRVLVEVEIEAWAGAGGGAGRDGADGADDADGADGADEGEGAR, from the coding sequence ATGACGTCCAGCCGGGAAGTACGCCGTCAGCGCTCGGACAGCCCGTGGGAAGAGGCGATCGGCGCTGCGCGCGCGGTGGCGGCGGGGGACCGGGTGATCGTCTCGGGGACGAAGCCGGCGCCCGGCGGCATCGGCGCAGGCGAGGACGAGCCGTACGAGCAGGCGCTGAGCGCCTTCGGCGCGGCGCTGGCCGCGCTGGAGCCGTTCGGGCTCGGCGCCGCCGACGTGGTGCGCACCCGGATGTATCTGACCCATGCCCGGGACGCGGACGAGGTGGGCCGCGCGCACCGCGAGCTGTTCGGCGCGGCCCCGCCGGCCGCGACGACGGTGCTGGTGGCCGGCTTCGTGGACTCGCGGGTGCTGGTCGAGGTGGAGATCGAGGCGTGGGCGGGCGCGGGCGGCGGCGCGGGCCGCGACGGAGCCGACGGAGCCGATGACGCCGACGGAGCCGACGGAGCCGATGAAGGGGAGGGCGCGCGATGA
- the priA gene encoding bifunctional 1-(5-phosphoribosyl)-5-((5-phosphoribosylamino)methylideneamino)imidazole-4-carboxamide isomerase/phosphoribosylanthranilate isomerase PriA, producing MSTLELLPAVDVRDGQAVRLVHGESGSETSYGDPLAAALAWQQAGAQWLHLVDLDAAFGTGDNRRLIGEVARSMDIKVELSGGIRDDDTLAAALATGCTRVNLGTAALETPEWVAKVIAEHGDRIAVGLDVRGTTLRGRGWTRDGGDLYETLARLDAEGCARYVVTDIAKDGTLQGPNLELLRNVCAATDRPVVASGGVSSLDDLRAIASLVPSGVEGAIVGKALYAKAFTLEEALEAVSA from the coding sequence ATGAGCACGCTCGAACTCCTCCCCGCCGTCGACGTCCGCGACGGCCAGGCCGTCCGCCTGGTGCACGGCGAATCCGGCTCCGAGACGTCGTACGGCGACCCGCTCGCCGCCGCCCTGGCCTGGCAGCAGGCCGGCGCGCAGTGGCTGCACCTGGTGGACCTCGACGCGGCCTTCGGCACCGGCGACAACCGCCGGCTGATCGGCGAGGTGGCCCGTTCCATGGACATCAAGGTCGAGCTGTCCGGCGGCATCCGCGACGACGACACCCTCGCCGCCGCCCTGGCCACCGGCTGCACCCGGGTCAACCTCGGCACCGCCGCCCTGGAGACGCCGGAGTGGGTCGCCAAGGTCATCGCCGAGCACGGCGACCGGATCGCGGTCGGCCTCGACGTGCGCGGCACCACGCTGCGCGGCCGCGGCTGGACCCGCGACGGCGGCGACCTCTACGAGACGCTGGCCCGCCTGGACGCCGAGGGCTGCGCCCGCTACGTGGTCACCGACATCGCCAAGGACGGCACCCTGCAGGGTCCCAACCTGGAACTGCTGCGCAACGTCTGCGCGGCCACCGACCGCCCGGTGGTGGCCTCCGGCGGCGTCTCCAGCCTCGACGACCTGCGGGCCATCGCCTCGCTGGTCCCGTCGGGTGTGGAGGGCGCGATCGTCGGAAAGGCCCTCTATGCGAAGGCTTTCACCCTCGAAGAAGCCCTGGAGGCAGTGTCAGCATGA
- the hisH gene encoding imidazole glycerol phosphate synthase subunit HisH, producing MTKSVVVLDYGFGNVRSVERALARLGAEVEITADYDKAMNADGLLVPGVGAFAACMAGLKGVRGDWIVGRRLSGGRPVMGICVGMQILFARGIEHGVETEGLDEWPGTVGPLRAPVVPHMGWNTVKAPEDSRQFAGLDADTRYYFVHSYAVRDWEMETSGGVIRAPRVAWTTHGEPFVAAVENGPLWATQFHPEKSGDAGSHLLANWLDTL from the coding sequence GTGACCAAGAGCGTCGTCGTCCTCGACTACGGGTTCGGCAACGTGCGCTCGGTGGAGCGCGCGCTCGCCCGGCTCGGCGCCGAGGTGGAGATCACCGCCGACTACGACAAGGCGATGAACGCCGACGGGCTGCTGGTGCCCGGCGTCGGCGCGTTCGCCGCGTGCATGGCCGGCCTGAAGGGCGTGCGCGGCGACTGGATCGTGGGCCGCAGGCTGTCCGGCGGTCGCCCGGTGATGGGCATCTGCGTCGGCATGCAGATCCTCTTCGCCCGCGGCATCGAGCACGGCGTGGAGACCGAGGGCCTGGACGAGTGGCCCGGCACGGTCGGGCCGCTGCGCGCGCCGGTCGTCCCGCACATGGGCTGGAACACCGTCAAGGCCCCCGAGGACTCACGGCAGTTCGCCGGCCTGGACGCCGACACCCGCTACTACTTCGTGCACTCCTACGCGGTCCGCGACTGGGAGATGGAGACCTCCGGCGGCGTGATCCGCGCGCCCAGGGTCGCCTGGACCACCCACGGCGAGCCGTTCGTGGCCGCGGTGGAGAACGGCCCGCTGTGGGCCACCCAGTTCCATCCGGAGAAGTCCGGCGACGCGGGTTCCCACCTGCTCGCCAACTGGCTCGACACGCTCTGA
- the hisB gene encoding imidazoleglycerol-phosphate dehydratase HisB, translating into MTRVGRVERTTKETSVVVEIDLDGTGQVSVSTGVGFYDHMLDQLGRHGLFDLSVKTEGDLHIDTHHTIEDTALALGAAFRQALGDKVGVYRFGNCTVPLDESLAQVTVDLSGRPYLVHTEPEGMAPMIGTYDTTMTRHILESFVAQAQIALHVHVPYGRNAHHIVECQFKALARALRYASERDPRAAGILPSTKGAL; encoded by the coding sequence ATGACCCGCGTGGGACGCGTGGAGCGCACCACCAAGGAGACGTCCGTCGTCGTCGAGATCGACCTCGACGGCACCGGGCAGGTCTCGGTGTCCACCGGAGTGGGCTTCTACGACCACATGCTCGACCAGCTCGGCCGGCACGGCCTGTTCGACCTCAGCGTCAAGACCGAGGGCGACCTGCACATCGACACCCACCACACCATCGAGGACACCGCCCTCGCCCTGGGCGCCGCCTTCCGGCAGGCGCTCGGCGACAAGGTGGGCGTCTACCGCTTCGGCAACTGCACGGTCCCGCTGGACGAGTCCCTCGCCCAGGTCACCGTCGACCTCTCCGGCCGCCCCTACCTGGTGCACACCGAGCCCGAGGGCATGGCGCCGATGATCGGCACGTACGACACCACGATGACCCGGCACATCCTGGAGTCCTTCGTGGCGCAGGCGCAGATCGCGCTGCACGTCCACGTGCCCTACGGGCGCAACGCGCACCACATCGTGGAGTGCCAGTTCAAGGCGCTGGCCAGGGCGCTGCGCTACGCGAGCGAGCGCGATCCGCGCGCCGCGGGAATCCTGCCGTCGACGAAGGGCGCGCTGTGA